ttactgtgtgtgtgtgagtgagtgtgtgtgtgtgtgagtgagtgtgttcttactgtgtgtgtgtgtgtgtgtgtgtgtgtgtgagtgagtgtgttcttactgtgtgtgtgtgagtgagtgagtgagtgtgttcttactgtgtgtgtgtgagtgagtgtgttcttactgtgtgtgtgtgtgtgtgtgtgtgtgtgagtgagtgtgttcttactgtgtgtgtgtgagtgagtgtgttcttactgtgtgtgtgtgagtgagtgagtgtgttcttactgtgtgtgtgtgagtgagtgtgttcttactgtgtgtgtgtgtgtgtgtgtgtgtgtgagtgagtgtgttcttactgtgtgtgtgtgagtgagtgtgttcttactgtgtgtgtgtgagtgagtgagtgtgttcttactgtgtgtgtgtgagtgagtgtgttcttactgtgtgtgtgtgagtgagtgtgttcttactgtgtgtgtgtgagtgagtgagtgtgttcttactgtgtgtgtgtgagtgagtgtgttcttactgtgtgtgtgtgtgtgagtgagtgtgttcttactgtgtgtgtgtgagtgagtgagtgtgttcttactgtgtgtgtgtgtgtgagtgagtgtgttcttactgtgtgtgtgtgagtgagtgtgttcttactgtgtgtgtgtgtgtgtgagtgagtgtgttcttactgtgtgtgtgtgtgagtgagtgtgttcttactgtgtgtgtgtgagtgagtgtgttcttactgtgtgtgtgtgagtgagtgagtgtgttcttactgtgtgtgtgtgagtgagtgtgttcttactgtgtgtgtgtgtgtgagtgagtgtgttcttactgtgtgtgtgtgagtgagtgtgttcttactgtgtgtgtgtgtgtgtgagtgagtgtgttcttactgtgtgtgtgtgtgtgagtgagtgagtgtgttcttactgtgtgtgtttgtgtgtgtgagtgtgttcttactgtgtgtgtgtgagtgtgttcttactgtgtgtgtgtgagtgagtgtgttcttactgtgtgtgtgtgagtgagtgtgttcttactgtgtgtgtgtgtgtgagtgtgtgagtgagtgagtgtgttcttactgtgtgtgtgtgtgagtgagtgagtgagtgtgttcttactgtgtgtgtgtgtgtgagtgtgtgtgtgagtgagtgagtgagtgagtgtgttcttactgtgtgtgtgtgtgtgtgtgtgattgcaggtTGTCATGTGGTGATTGCGTCGAGGAAGTCTGAGCGTTTGGAAGTTGCAGCTGAAGAACTTTCCCAGCTGATCAGTTCCTCGAGCTCGGCGTCCATCACGGCTCTGCGCTGTAACATCCGCCAGGAGGAAGAGGTCAGtccctaggtgtgtgtgtgttttattttgcgTGTGAAATGACCCACATCAGCATGAAACAGTAAACACACCGGGAgagtgcagctgtgtgtgtgtgtgtgtgtgtgtgtgtttgtgtgtgtgtgtgtgtgtgtgtgtttgtgtgtgtgtgtgtgtgtgtgtgtgtttgtgtgtgtgtgtgtggacaggtGAGGAATCTGGTGGCATCCACGCTGCGTCTTCACGGCAGGATTGATTATTTGGTGAATAATGGAGGCGGTCAGTTCAGCAGTCCAGCTGCTAACATGAGTGTGAAGGGCTGGAACGCTGTGATCGACACCAACCTGACAGGAACATTCCTCTGCTGCAGAGAgggtacacacatacacacacacacacatacacacacacacacatacacacacacacacatacacacacacacacatacacacacacacagaggagctgtctgacctttgacctctgtctgacctttgacctcacAGTCTACAACGCGTGGATGAAGGATCATGGTGGTGCAATAGTTAACATCATCGCTGACATGTGGAGGGGGTTTCCAGGCATGgcgtgagtacacacacacacacactctcacacacactcacacactcacacacacacccacacactcacacacacacccactttcacacactgacacacacacacactttcacacacactcacacacccactttcacacactgacacacacacacactttcacacactctcacacacacacacacacacacacacacactctcacacactcacacacacacccactttcacacactcacacacacacacacccactctcacacacacactctcacacacacccactttcacacactcacacacacacacacactcacacatacacacacacactctctctctcacacacacacacacactctctctcacacacacacactcacacacactctctcacacacacacacattctctctcacacacacacacacactcacacacacacactctcacacacacactcacacacactctctcacacacacacacacacacacacacattctctctctcacacacacacacactctcacacacacactctcacacacacactcacacacactctctcacacacacacacacacacattctctctcacacacacacacactctcacacacactcacacacacacacacacacacactcacacacagtgtctctgaTGCCCTCTAGTGGTGATTGCCGTAGAGTACAGAAGGTGAAGCGTAGTAGAGAGTGTGCTGGAGTTTGTGATCAGTCTGTTAGCCATGTTAATTAAGTCCTGATCTGGGGTCAGTGTGAGGGCCTGGGGTCAGTACAGACAGCTGCAGAATCTGATCTCAGccctgaaactgtgtgtgtgtgtgtgtgtgtgtgtgtgtgaatgtaacaGACACACAGGGGCAGCGAGAGCCGCAGTGGAGAATCTCACAAAGAGTTTAGCCATCGAGTGGGCGAGCAGTGGCGTGAGGATCAACTCCGTCGCTccggtcagaacacacacacacacacacacatcctcctaCTGCACTACTCGAGTGTTCAGAAATGTGAGTCTGCAGGAATaatagttgtgtgtttttgttacaCAGGGAACCATCTTCTCCAAGACAGCGATGGAGAATTATAAAGAACTCGGACCCATGATCTTCCAGATGGCTGTTCCGTGTATTCCTGCAAAACGCCTGGGCTTTccagaggaggtgtgtgtgtgtgtgtgagtgtgtgaaagtgtgtgtgagagtgtgtgtgtgtgtgtgtgagagtgtgtgtgtgtgtgtgtgtatcaggattGTTTAgtgattattgtgtgttgtgtttgttcagATCTCTCCAGCGGTGTGTTTCCTGCTGTCTCCAGCTGCGTCCTTTATCTCAGGAGCCACTCTGAAGGTGGACGCAGGACAGAGTCTGTACGACTCGTTGTGGGACATCCCAGGTACAGCACCTGAGCACACTGCGGTCACCACTCTGTCTGACCACAgcaaccacactcactcacctgctGGAGCTTTAAACAACAACCCAATATACTCAGGGCTGGGATCAGGTCCCTAAcccctaaaccctaataactaaccctaacacctaaaccctaataactaactcctaacacctaaaccctaataactaaccctaacacctaaaccctaataactaactcctaacacctaaaccctaataactaaaccctaaccccttgcacctaaaccctaataactagTAACTAAACCCTAATAAAtagcacctaaaccctaataactaaaccctagcacctaaaccctaataactaacacctaaaccctaataactaaaccctaacccctagtacctaaaccctaataactagtacctaaaccctaataactagcacctaaaccctaataactaaaccctaacccctagcacctaaaccctaataactagtacctaaaccctaataactagcacctaaaccctaataactaactcctaacacctaaaccctaataactaaaccctaaccccttgcacctaaaccctaataactagTAACTAAACCCTAATAAAtagcacctaaaccctaataactaaaccctagcacctaaaccctaataactaacacctaaaccctaataactaaaccctaacccctagcacctaaaccctaataactagtacctaaaccctaataactagcacctaaaccctaataactagtacctaaaccctaataactagTACCTAAACCCTAATGACtagcacctaaaccctaataactagtacctaaaccctaataactagcacctaaaccctaataactaacccctaacacctaaaccctaataactaaccctaacacctaaaccctaataactaactcctaacacctaaaccctaataactaaaccctaaccccttgCACCTAAACCGTAATaactaaaccctaacacctaaaccctaataactaaaccctaaccctttgcacctaaaccctaataactagTAACTAAACCCTAATAAAtagcacctaaaccctaataactaaaccctagcacctaaaccctaataactaacacctaaaccctaataactaaaccctaacccctagcacctaaaccctaataaccagtacctaaaccctaataactagcacctaaaccctaataactagcacctaaaccctaataactaaaccctaacccctagcacctaaaccctaataactagtacctaaaccctaataactagcacctaaaccctaataactaacccctaacacctaaaccctaataactaaaCCCTAAACCCTTGCACCTAAACCGTAATaactaaaccctaacacctaaaccctaataactagcacctaaaccctaataactaacCCCTAACACCtagcacctaaaccctaataactaaaccctaacacctagcacctaaaccctaataactaaaccctaacccctagcacctaaaccctaataactagtacctaaaccctaataactagtacctaaaccctaataactagcacctaaaccctaataactagtacctaaaccctaataactagtacctaaaccctaataactagcacctaaaccctaataactagcacctaaaccctaataactaacccctaacacctaaaccctaataactaaaccctaaccccttgCACCTAAACCGTAATAAcgaaaccctaacacctaaaccctaataactaaaccctaaccccttgcacctaaaccctaataactagTAACTAAACCCTAATAAAtagcacctaaaccctaataactaaaccctagcacctaaaccctaataactaacacctaaaccctaataactaaaccctaacccctagcacctaaaccctaataactagtacctaaaccctaataactagtacctaaaccctaataactagcacctaaaccctaataactagtacctaaaccctaataactagtacctaaaccctaataactagcacctaaaccctaataactaacccctaacacctaaaccctaataactaactcctaacacctaaaccctaataactaaaccctaaccccttgCACCTAAACCGTAATAAC
This genomic window from Hemibagrus wyckioides isolate EC202008001 linkage group LG27, SWU_Hwy_1.0, whole genome shotgun sequence contains:
- the pecr gene encoding peroxisomal trans-2-enoyl-CoA reductase codes for the protein MAAGSVFRAGLFNHRVAIVTGGATGIGKAITAELLQLGCHVVIASRKSERLEVAAEELSQLISSSSSASITALRCNIRQEEEVRNLVASTLRLHGRIDYLVNNGGGQFSSPAANMSVKGWNAVIDTNLTGTFLCCREVYNAWMKDHGGAIVNIIADMWRGFPGMAHTGAARAAVENLTKSLAIEWASSGVRINSVAPGTIFSKTAMENYKELGPMIFQMAVPCIPAKRLGFPEEISPAVCFLLSPAASFISGATLKVDAGQSLYDSLWDIPDHTAWPEPPEGENVRALRDVMKKLKPKL